Proteins from a genomic interval of Prevotella sp. E13-27:
- a CDS encoding DEAD/DEAH box helicase family protein, with protein MAPEEKARQIIDKKLEDAGWVIQDRQEFNPIASLGVAVREYLTSDNEEVDYALFIEGTPVGVIEAKPDEEGVHLVTAAHEQNEGYVSSGLKWANYSKKDMRFIYEATGVLTHFTDLLDPKPRVRKLFSFHRPEQLLYWIKDYKFNGKKTLRGRLQEFPELPEEGFRECQIKAILNLEKSFGNNKPRSLVQMATGAGKTYTAITNTYRLLKFAKAKRILFLVDTKNLGMQAETEYKNYQPYDSTEKLNALYNIQRIQTSNIPQSTQICISTIQRVYSMLTGNLSSMPDDVDDEPGTTTGTEREVKYNSEYPPEFFDFIIIDECHRSIYNQWRQVLEYFDAFLIGLTATPNQHTYAFFDENVVSEYTHEEAVSDGVNVGALGTFSIETEKTKQGGIVAKINQQIEIRDKRTRKQRWESTDEDIAYDGKDLDNSVVNKSQIRVILKTFKDNWKKWEYYKDRKELPKTLIFAKNDSHADDIVALVKEVFNEGNDFCKKITFKSEENETSLLYAFRNEFYPRVAVTVNKIATGTDVKAIEILLFMRDIRSENYYEQMLGRARRTMDLESLKQASPSASTPKLGYVIVDAVGVTKSDKCAAKKKCGGDVKPTVSFKSLLDAVVTGDISEETFSTLGTRLEHIDRVLTDKEREEFKKVSGGTSLRQLSTNIKNVHDVDRIEDTIKTEHPEYPTLSPVDKEEVRKDVIKKRCLEAAKPIYEPKVRDFLMNVRNSNDQTIDPALDHLTYAGFETDVAETKAKVRETLKEFIETNKDEITALNIIYHQDYRNRHITEAMIHELYDKMQRYNNMLNGSLIFSAYSDMTRKKTVLKELVDIIQIIKYEWGQIPEIYPFADMVKKRYKEWIFERNANKGGVRGAGTAPFTEEQMKWLEMIRDYIAINASFHVDALKSGEFNKLGGTAKYYSLFGSQWKDIIIELNQKLVA; from the coding sequence ATGGCACCAGAAGAAAAGGCAAGGCAGATAATAGACAAGAAACTTGAAGATGCTGGTTGGGTAATCCAGGATCGTCAGGAGTTCAACCCTATTGCGTCTCTTGGAGTCGCAGTCCGTGAATACCTCACAAGTGACAATGAAGAGGTTGATTATGCCCTTTTCATTGAAGGTACTCCTGTAGGTGTAATTGAAGCCAAGCCCGATGAAGAGGGCGTTCACCTTGTGACAGCAGCACATGAGCAGAATGAAGGATATGTAAGTTCTGGTTTGAAATGGGCCAATTATTCCAAGAAGGACATGCGCTTCATCTACGAGGCGACAGGTGTATTGACACACTTCACAGACTTGCTTGACCCGAAGCCCAGAGTGCGTAAGCTGTTCTCATTTCACAGGCCAGAGCAGTTACTGTATTGGATAAAAGATTATAAGTTCAATGGAAAGAAAACGCTGCGAGGTCGATTGCAAGAGTTCCCTGAACTGCCAGAAGAAGGATTCCGTGAATGTCAGATAAAGGCTATATTAAACCTTGAAAAGTCTTTCGGTAACAACAAACCACGTTCATTGGTTCAGATGGCAACTGGTGCAGGAAAAACCTATACCGCCATCACCAACACATATCGGCTGTTGAAGTTCGCAAAAGCCAAGCGAATACTATTTCTTGTTGACACGAAGAACCTTGGAATGCAAGCCGAAACGGAATACAAGAACTACCAGCCTTACGATAGCACAGAGAAACTGAATGCCCTATATAACATTCAGCGCATTCAGACATCGAACATTCCTCAAAGCACCCAAATCTGCATAAGTACGATTCAGCGTGTATATTCTATGCTGACAGGAAACCTATCTTCCATGCCAGATGACGTGGACGATGAACCAGGTACAACAACAGGAACAGAGCGAGAGGTGAAATACAATTCAGAATATCCACCAGAGTTCTTCGATTTTATCATTATAGACGAGTGCCACCGTTCCATTTACAACCAATGGAGGCAAGTGCTGGAGTATTTCGATGCTTTCCTTATTGGACTGACCGCTACTCCGAACCAACATACATACGCCTTCTTTGACGAGAATGTTGTAAGTGAATACACCCATGAGGAAGCTGTTTCAGATGGTGTGAACGTGGGCGCACTTGGTACTTTCAGCATAGAAACGGAAAAGACCAAACAGGGCGGCATCGTTGCAAAGATTAACCAGCAGATAGAGATTCGTGACAAACGGACAAGGAAACAGCGTTGGGAGTCAACAGATGAAGATATAGCTTACGATGGGAAAGACCTTGACAACTCCGTAGTCAATAAATCGCAAATCAGGGTAATCCTAAAGACTTTCAAGGATAACTGGAAGAAATGGGAATACTACAAGGACAGGAAGGAATTGCCAAAGACGCTCATATTTGCCAAGAACGACAGTCATGCAGACGATATTGTTGCTTTGGTGAAAGAGGTGTTCAATGAAGGTAACGACTTCTGCAAGAAGATAACTTTCAAGTCCGAAGAAAACGAAACCTCACTACTCTATGCTTTCCGCAATGAATTCTATCCTCGTGTGGCTGTAACAGTGAACAAGATAGCAACAGGTACTGATGTAAAAGCCATTGAGATACTTCTGTTTATGCGTGACATCCGCAGTGAGAACTACTATGAGCAGATGCTGGGAAGGGCAAGGAGGACAATGGACTTGGAAAGTCTGAAACAGGCTTCGCCGTCAGCAAGTACCCCCAAATTAGGGTATGTGATTGTAGATGCTGTGGGCGTAACCAAATCTGACAAATGTGCTGCCAAGAAGAAATGTGGTGGTGATGTGAAACCAACCGTCTCATTCAAGTCACTGCTTGATGCGGTGGTGACTGGAGACATATCGGAAGAAACCTTCAGCACCCTTGGTACACGACTTGAACATATTGACAGGGTACTTACCGACAAGGAGCGTGAGGAATTCAAGAAGGTATCTGGAGGAACGTCACTTCGACAGCTGTCTACTAATATTAAGAACGTACATGATGTTGATAGGATAGAAGATACGATAAAGACTGAACATCCCGAATATCCTACCCTTTCGCCCGTAGATAAGGAAGAAGTAAGAAAGGATGTTATCAAGAAACGTTGCCTTGAAGCAGCAAAACCCATCTATGAGCCGAAAGTCCGTGATTTCCTGATGAACGTCCGTAACTCTAACGACCAGACCATTGATCCAGCATTGGATCATCTGACATACGCAGGTTTTGAAACCGACGTGGCGGAGACCAAAGCTAAGGTTCGTGAGACCCTGAAAGAGTTTATTGAGACCAATAAAGACGAGATAACAGCTCTCAACATCATATATCATCAGGACTATCGAAACCGCCACATTACCGAAGCAATGATACATGAGCTTTACGACAAGATGCAACGTTACAACAATATGCTCAATGGTAGTTTGATATTCTCGGCATACTCAGATATGACCCGCAAGAAAACTGTTCTTAAGGAACTGGTTGACATCATTCAGATTATCAAGTATGAGTGGGGACAGATACCAGAGATATACCCCTTTGCAGATATGGTGAAAAAACGCTACAAGGAATGGATCTTCGAGCGTAATGCCAACAAGGGAGGTGTCCGTGGTGCAGGAACAGCCCCGTTTACAGAAGAACAGATGAAGTGGCTGGAAATGATACGCGACTATATTGCCATCAATGCCAGTTTCCACGTTGATGCTCTAAAGAGCGGTGAGTTTAACAAGCTCGGAGGAACGGCAAAATACTACAGCCTCTTTGGTAGTCAGTGGAAAGACATCATCATTGAGTTAAACCAGAAATTAGTAGCATAA
- a CDS encoding class I SAM-dependent DNA methyltransferase — MADSTISNKVWNIAGILFDGGVSNSDYLEQITYLLFLKMVDEDMKMPEELRWNNWRNLELPTDCDWSLLMSKSGEELKEHYGKILSLLSKKTGMIGEIYRGAQNKIQTPEHLRKVIQMIDGTQWNSLSEDVKGDIYESLLERIAQDTKSGAGQYFTPRALIKTIVKCVNPELGKVIVDPCCGSGGFLLAAKDFLQGKYTTMTGKQTDDLKLHTFYGTEIVPNTYRLCLMNLLLHGIGEFGGVPPIKCADSLASAPGDNDLCEYVMTNPPFGKKSSTTIEVQEEDKETGEMVTKLKKAQDNYVRADFIATTSNKQLNFLQHIKSLLKVGGTAAVVLPDNVLFEGGAGETIRKNLLKTCDLHTILRLPTGLFYAQGVKANVLFFEKKPTSENAQTKEVWIYDYRTNVKHTLKQNPLRETDLQDFVDCYRPDDRHHRQETYHAESNPDGRWRKFTYDEVLGRDKTSLDITWIKQGEESEDLSLPELISIIKEKSNNITEAVAELEKLLENLES; from the coding sequence ATGGCAGATTCTACAATAAGCAACAAAGTATGGAATATCGCTGGCATTCTGTTTGATGGCGGCGTTTCAAATAGTGACTACTTGGAGCAGATAACCTATCTTCTTTTCCTCAAAATGGTTGACGAGGACATGAAGATGCCCGAAGAACTCCGGTGGAACAACTGGCGCAATCTGGAACTTCCTACCGATTGTGACTGGTCACTGCTCATGTCGAAGTCAGGCGAGGAACTGAAGGAACACTATGGAAAGATTCTCTCCCTTCTCTCTAAGAAAACAGGTATGATTGGCGAGATTTACCGTGGCGCACAGAATAAGATACAAACTCCAGAACATCTGCGTAAGGTTATCCAGATGATTGACGGCACACAATGGAACTCCCTGAGTGAAGACGTGAAAGGCGACATCTATGAAAGCCTGTTGGAACGTATTGCTCAGGACACTAAGTCTGGTGCAGGGCAGTATTTCACCCCTCGTGCCCTGATTAAGACCATTGTAAAATGCGTCAATCCCGAACTTGGAAAGGTCATCGTAGACCCATGCTGCGGTTCTGGAGGTTTCTTACTTGCTGCTAAAGATTTTTTGCAAGGAAAATACACAACGATGACAGGCAAGCAGACCGATGACTTGAAACTGCATACTTTTTATGGAACCGAGATTGTTCCTAACACCTATCGACTCTGTCTGATGAACTTGCTGTTGCATGGTATCGGTGAGTTTGGCGGTGTGCCTCCCATCAAGTGTGCAGATTCGCTTGCTTCTGCTCCTGGTGACAATGATCTTTGTGAATATGTGATGACCAATCCTCCTTTCGGAAAGAAGTCATCAACGACGATTGAGGTACAGGAAGAGGATAAGGAAACTGGTGAAATGGTCACAAAGCTCAAAAAAGCACAAGACAATTATGTAAGGGCAGACTTTATAGCTACCACGTCCAATAAACAATTGAACTTCTTACAACACATCAAATCGCTGCTGAAAGTTGGTGGAACAGCTGCCGTCGTGCTTCCTGATAACGTACTGTTTGAAGGTGGTGCAGGTGAAACTATCCGCAAGAACCTGTTAAAGACTTGCGACCTGCATACAATTCTCCGTCTGCCTACAGGATTGTTCTATGCCCAGGGTGTAAAGGCTAATGTGCTATTCTTTGAGAAGAAACCCACCTCAGAGAATGCCCAGACTAAAGAGGTCTGGATTTACGACTATCGTACCAATGTCAAGCATACGCTGAAACAAAATCCTTTGCGCGAGACTGACCTTCAGGATTTTGTGGATTGCTATCGTCCCGATGACCGTCACCATCGTCAGGAAACCTATCATGCAGAGAGCAATCCAGATGGTCGTTGGCGTAAGTTCACATACGACGAGGTGCTGGGACGTGACAAGACCAGTCTTGATATTACTTGGATAAAACAAGGTGAAGAGAGCGAAGATCTCTCGTTGCCAGAGCTTATCAGTATCATCAAAGAGAAAAGCAACAACATCACTGAGGCTGTTGCAGAACTGGAGAAACTTCTTGAAAATCTTGAAAGCTAA
- a CDS encoding restriction endonuclease subunit S: protein MDTKKLRQKILDLAIRGKLVPQDPNDEPASVLLERIKAEKERLIKEGKIKRSKKSASDTSHYENLPFEIPESWVWTTIEEVTPSLQYGTSEKSKSSGDIAVLRMGNITRKGTIDYSDLVYTSNKADIEKLRLKAGDILFNRTNSSEWVGKTAIYRGEVPSIYAGYIIRMTPIFLDCEYVNMVMNSQYERDWCNFVKTDGVNQSNINSQKLGQFYIPIPPIEEQKRIVETGNYWLHLVESIESNKKDIINTITKAKQEVLRMAICGELVSQDPTDEPAIELLKRINSNIEIPCDNPHYPFDIPQSWCWIKLGALCSFLSRGKSPKYSEERKYPVFAQKCNLYNGDISLEQARFLDPSTLSKWDDIYKLREGDVLMNSTGTGTVGRTRVFHSDCLGTYPFAVPDSHVSVIRTFDSIESKYIHAYLSSKGTQRYLEDNLAGSTNQKELYIGVLDNLLIPLPPQNEQKRIVEEIDRYFNTLDKIKESLTA, encoded by the coding sequence ATGGACACAAAGAAACTTCGCCAAAAGATACTCGACCTTGCCATTCGTGGTAAGTTGGTTCCACAAGACCCTAATGACGAGCCTGCATCTGTACTATTGGAACGAATCAAGGCAGAAAAAGAACGCTTAATCAAGGAAGGGAAGATTAAGCGTTCCAAGAAGTCTGCTTCCGATACGTCCCATTATGAGAACCTGCCTTTCGAGATTCCTGAAAGTTGGGTATGGACTACAATAGAAGAAGTCACTCCATCTTTGCAATACGGAACATCAGAGAAATCAAAGTCTTCTGGAGATATTGCTGTTCTAAGAATGGGCAATATTACAAGAAAAGGGACTATTGACTATTCTGATTTGGTTTACACTTCTAATAAGGCAGATATTGAAAAACTCCGATTAAAGGCAGGAGATATACTGTTTAATCGGACTAATAGTAGCGAATGGGTTGGAAAAACTGCGATCTATAGAGGCGAAGTACCATCTATTTATGCTGGTTACATTATTCGTATGACTCCTATTTTCTTGGATTGTGAATATGTGAATATGGTGATGAATAGTCAATATGAGAGGGACTGGTGCAACTTTGTTAAAACAGATGGAGTAAACCAGTCAAACATAAACTCTCAAAAACTTGGTCAGTTTTATATTCCCATTCCTCCCATTGAAGAACAAAAGCGTATCGTTGAAACCGGAAACTATTGGCTTCATTTAGTTGAAAGTATTGAATCCAACAAGAAGGATATTATCAATACCATTACAAAAGCCAAACAAGAAGTGTTGAGGATGGCTATTTGTGGAGAATTGGTATCACAAGATCCAACCGATGAACCAGCCATTGAGTTACTTAAACGTATCAACTCGAATATCGAAATTCCTTGTGATAACCCCCATTATCCCTTTGATATTCCTCAAAGTTGGTGCTGGATTAAGCTTGGAGCGCTTTGTTCTTTCCTGTCACGAGGTAAATCGCCCAAATATTCAGAAGAGCGGAAATATCCTGTTTTCGCTCAAAAGTGCAATTTGTATAATGGAGATATTTCCCTTGAACAGGCTCGCTTTTTGGATCCCAGCACATTATCAAAATGGGATGATATATATAAGTTGCGAGAAGGTGACGTGCTTATGAACTCAACAGGCACTGGAACTGTAGGCAGGACAAGAGTGTTTCACAGCGACTGTCTCGGAACATACCCTTTCGCCGTTCCTGATTCGCACGTGTCGGTTATAAGGACATTTGACAGCATAGAATCAAAATACATTCATGCTTATTTATCATCTAAAGGAACTCAGCGTTATCTTGAAGACAACTTGGCTGGGTCAACAAACCAAAAAGAACTATATATAGGTGTTTTGGATAATTTGTTAATTCCTCTCCCTCCCCAAAATGAACAAAAACGTATCGTAGAAGAAATTGATAGATATTTCAATACTCTTGATAAAATCAAAGAATCCCTAACAGCTTAG
- a CDS encoding tyrosine-type recombinase/integrase has translation MVTKFKTFLSKSDLARNTVNSYVWTVNYYLSTYGEVNKKNLLAYKGYLVEHFKPQTVNLRLQGINKFLEFCKQDKLKVKFVKVQQKNFLENVISNADYKFLKRKLKEDGHTEWYFVVWFMAATGARVSELLQIKAEHVEMGYLDIYSKGGKLRRLYIPKSLCVEAKTWIESRNIKSGYLFLNKYGERITTRGISQQLKHFAQKYGLDKKVVYPHSFRHRFAKNFLDRYNDIALLADLMGHESIETTRIYLRKTASEQQKIVDRIVNW, from the coding sequence ATGGTAACAAAGTTCAAAACATTCCTTAGCAAGTCGGACTTGGCTAGGAACACCGTCAATTCTTATGTTTGGACGGTCAATTATTACCTTTCCACATACGGAGAGGTGAACAAGAAAAACCTCTTAGCCTACAAAGGCTATTTGGTAGAGCATTTCAAACCGCAGACTGTCAATCTTCGTCTGCAAGGTATTAACAAGTTCCTGGAGTTCTGCAAGCAAGACAAATTGAAAGTGAAGTTTGTCAAGGTGCAGCAAAAGAACTTTCTGGAGAACGTCATTAGCAACGCTGACTACAAATTCCTGAAAAGGAAGCTGAAGGAGGATGGCCATACTGAATGGTACTTCGTGGTATGGTTTATGGCAGCGACTGGTGCAAGGGTAAGCGAATTGTTGCAGATAAAAGCAGAGCATGTGGAAATGGGGTATCTCGACATCTATAGCAAAGGTGGCAAGTTGCGTCGTTTGTATATCCCGAAGTCTCTTTGTGTGGAAGCGAAAACATGGATAGAGAGTAGAAACATCAAATCTGGTTATCTGTTCCTCAATAAATATGGAGAACGGATAACAACTCGCGGAATATCACAGCAACTTAAACATTTTGCTCAGAAATATGGACTTGACAAAAAAGTAGTCTATCCTCATTCCTTCCGTCACCGTTTTGCTAAGAACTTCCTTGACCGTTACAATGATATTGCCCTCCTTGCTGACCTCATGGGGCATGAAAGTATTGAAACCACAAGAATCTACCTTCGAAAAACTGCAAGTGAACAACAGAAGATAGTAGACCGAATTGTAAATTGGTAA
- a CDS encoding restriction endonuclease subunit S, with product MTSMQNICQLRDGEKRNDNPRINLDVKYLRGKSEGEMVTSGKYVPSGSTMILVDGENSGEIFTSVIEGYQGSTFKLLDVSSEMNMGFVLLVIKSHQQEFRENKVGSAIPHLNKKLFKEIAVMIPPIEEQQRIVESTQQYLNLLEFISDKL from the coding sequence ATGACATCAATGCAAAACATCTGTCAACTTCGAGACGGAGAGAAGCGAAATGACAATCCAAGGATTAACCTTGATGTTAAATACTTGCGTGGTAAAAGCGAAGGAGAAATGGTAACAAGCGGAAAATATGTACCATCTGGTTCAACCATGATTCTTGTCGATGGAGAGAACTCTGGTGAAATCTTCACATCTGTAATTGAAGGTTATCAAGGTAGTACATTCAAACTGCTTGATGTAAGTTCCGAAATGAATATGGGCTTTGTGTTACTTGTAATAAAAAGCCATCAACAGGAGTTCCGAGAAAACAAAGTTGGTTCTGCAATTCCACATCTTAACAAGAAATTGTTTAAGGAGATAGCTGTAATGATACCTCCCATTGAAGAACAGCAGAGGATTGTAGAATCTACTCAGCAATATCTAAATCTGTTGGAGTTCATATCAGACAAATTATAG
- a CDS encoding restriction endonuclease subunit S, with protein sequence MTGSDKSHYENWPFEIPENWTWCRVDDFAYVASGSTPSKDAFVEKGIPYIKMYNLRNQQIDFFFHPQYIKPEVHNGKLQRSRTEVGDLIMNIVGPPLGKLAIIPSDLPESNFNQAAVLIRPYMYKEILVNYLFYYLSEMSEINSISTKGSAGQVNISLTQSQNMRIALPPLNEQVRIVKEVRKWFTYVDSIDSNACELEELIDNTKQSILRMAIQGKLVKQNPSDEPAIDLLKRINPNIQIPCDNPHYQKLPRGWSMCRLEDVVDYEQPQAYIVDSTDYSDNYDTPVLTAGKSFVIGYTNENHGICNNLPVIIFDDFTTDSKFVDFPFKVKSSAMKILRPRKGINIKFLAYYMSITRLVGKTHKRYWISEYSKLFIPIPPYNEQTRIVNALQKTLRALDDIAAML encoded by the coding sequence ATAACTGGTAGTGATAAGTCCCATTATGAGAACTGGCCATTTGAGATACCAGAGAATTGGACTTGGTGTAGAGTTGATGATTTTGCTTATGTTGCTTCTGGTAGCACTCCAAGTAAGGATGCTTTTGTAGAAAAAGGAATCCCATATATAAAGATGTATAATCTGCGAAATCAACAAATTGACTTCTTCTTTCATCCACAATACATAAAGCCAGAGGTGCATAATGGCAAACTACAAAGATCAAGGACTGAGGTAGGTGACTTGATTATGAATATTGTTGGGCCTCCCCTTGGTAAACTTGCAATTATTCCATCTGATTTACCAGAAAGCAACTTCAACCAAGCCGCTGTGTTGATTCGGCCATATATGTACAAAGAGATTTTGGTTAATTATCTCTTTTACTATCTATCTGAAATGTCAGAAATCAATTCCATTTCGACAAAGGGATCTGCTGGTCAGGTAAATATATCATTGACACAATCCCAGAATATGCGTATTGCCCTCCCGCCATTAAATGAACAAGTAAGGATTGTTAAGGAAGTCAGAAAATGGTTTACCTATGTTGATTCTATTGACAGCAATGCTTGTGAGTTGGAAGAATTGATCGACAATACAAAACAAAGCATATTAAGAATGGCAATTCAAGGGAAACTGGTTAAGCAGAATCCTTCAGACGAACCAGCCATAGACTTATTGAAACGTATCAATCCCAACATTCAGATTCCTTGTGATAACCCCCATTATCAGAAGTTACCACGAGGTTGGTCAATGTGTAGATTGGAAGATGTTGTCGATTACGAACAACCGCAAGCCTACATAGTTGATTCTACAGACTATTCTGATAATTACGACACGCCCGTATTAACGGCAGGGAAATCTTTTGTGATTGGTTATACTAATGAGAATCACGGCATCTGTAACAATCTACCTGTAATCATATTCGATGACTTCACTACCGATTCTAAGTTCGTCGATTTCCCTTTCAAAGTCAAATCTTCGGCAATGAAAATATTGAGGCCAAGGAAGGGCATAAATATAAAGTTTCTAGCATATTATATGTCAATTACTCGGTTGGTTGGGAAAACTCATAAGCGATATTGGATTTCTGAATACTCAAAACTATTCATCCCGATTCCTCCTTATAATGAGCAAACAAGAATTGTCAATGCTTTGCAAAAGACGTTGAGAGCTTTGGATGATATTGCTGCAATGCTATAA
- a CDS encoding nitrous oxide-stimulated promoter family protein, with protein sequence MSRIEREKQTVRKMIELYCRHRLNQDTMPEEYQHLAEFACRRLDHCKYGENKTACKKCPTHCYAPKEREQIREIMRWVGPRMILYAPKDALHHTWDNIKTWLQSLSFRTGVIVLLCCIPFYILSFAQMLLPISAAAKGVLWTILFGLAKTCQYSGLTILGVEGYNRVKNWIKRRKG encoded by the coding sequence ATGAGCAGAATAGAACGAGAGAAGCAGACTGTCCGAAAGATGATAGAGCTTTATTGCCGTCATCGGTTGAACCAGGACACTATGCCAGAAGAATATCAACATCTGGCAGAGTTTGCTTGTCGCCGTCTAGATCATTGCAAGTATGGGGAGAATAAGACTGCTTGCAAGAAATGTCCCACCCATTGCTATGCCCCTAAAGAGCGTGAACAAATTCGTGAAATCATGCGCTGGGTCGGGCCTAGGATGATACTCTATGCTCCAAAAGATGCTCTTCACCATACTTGGGATAATATCAAGACATGGCTACAGTCGCTGTCATTCCGCACTGGTGTGATAGTCTTACTATGCTGCATCCCTTTCTATATTCTATCCTTTGCCCAAATGCTACTACCAATAAGTGCCGCTGCAAAAGGAGTGTTATGGACTATACTCTTCGGCCTGGCTAAGACTTGTCAGTATAGCGGCCTTACAATTCTTGGAGTAGAGGGCTACAATAGGGTGAAGAATTGGATTAAACGGAGAAAAGGGTGA
- a CDS encoding YaaA family protein: MQIILASAKIMNDKLKSVPGVSLSLPRFKNEAQAFAKDMAQYSTETIAEMLGCSRQIAVQNRMRYLRFFEDAPKLPAILAYHGQAYKHLKAETLNVDDLTYSQGKLWITSFLYGLLRPLDGILPYRMEGNVELPSGEGQNLFGFWKNRLTDILIEAVKADGGTLVHLATEEYQHLFDWQRVRKEVRIVQPLFYVRKGTELKIQAVWAKTCRGAMTRFIIENRITTPDDLSSFSYEGFEYEPSLGEPDYPHFIKQ, encoded by the coding sequence ATGCAGATAATACTCGCTTCCGCAAAGATAATGAATGACAAGCTAAAGTCTGTTCCTGGCGTTAGTCTGTCATTACCTCGTTTCAAGAATGAGGCTCAGGCTTTTGCAAAGGATATGGCTCAGTATTCTACAGAGACGATTGCCGAAATGCTGGGCTGTAGCAGGCAGATTGCCGTTCAGAACAGGATGCGGTATTTGCGATTCTTTGAAGATGCGCCCAAACTTCCAGCTATCCTCGCTTATCACGGTCAGGCATACAAACATCTGAAGGCTGAGACGCTGAATGTAGATGACCTCACTTACTCACAAGGGAAGCTCTGGATAACCTCATTCCTCTACGGCTTGCTTCGTCCGCTTGATGGTATTCTGCCTTATCGGATGGAAGGAAATGTAGAGTTACCCAGCGGAGAGGGGCAGAATCTTTTTGGGTTTTGGAAGAACCGACTGACAGACATATTGATTGAGGCTGTGAAAGCAGATGGTGGAACTCTAGTACATCTTGCTACAGAGGAATACCAGCACCTGTTTGACTGGCAGCGTGTCCGTAAAGAAGTCCGAATCGTTCAGCCTTTGTTTTACGTTAGAAAAGGGACTGAGTTGAAGATTCAGGCTGTATGGGCTAAGACATGCCGGGGAGCCATGACGAGGTTCATCATTGAAAATCGGATCACTACCCCCGATGACCTATCTTCATTCAGCTATGAGGGTTTTGAATATGAACCATCTTTAGGAGAACCAGATTATCCGCATTTCATCAAGCAATGA
- a CDS encoding C-GCAxxG-C-C family protein encodes METRKHIAAEKKRCNSHNCAQAILHTYADVAGISEDDTMNIAGAFGGGMGNMEGTCGALVGSGLVLGLVNKDKVKSMKQMRQIMTKFQERNGATQCKLLKGIGTKVVLRECPDCVADAAEFLEEQLNG; translated from the coding sequence ATGGAAACAAGAAAACACATAGCAGCAGAGAAAAAGAGGTGCAATAGCCACAACTGCGCCCAGGCTATTCTTCATACCTATGCGGACGTAGCAGGGATAAGTGAAGATGATACCATGAACATTGCCGGAGCTTTTGGTGGTGGTATGGGAAACATGGAAGGAACCTGTGGCGCACTCGTTGGGTCTGGTCTTGTCTTAGGATTGGTCAACAAGGACAAGGTGAAGTCCATGAAACAGATGCGGCAGATTATGACCAAGTTCCAGGAAAGAAACGGAGCTACCCAATGCAAGTTACTGAAAGGCATTGGAACAAAGGTGGTGTTGCGTGAATGTCCTGACTGTGTAGCCGATGCAGCAGAGTTTCTTGAAGAACAATTAAATGGGTAG
- a CDS encoding pyridoxamine 5'-phosphate oxidase family protein: protein MRKASREMDSAFAMEVLDKAPYITVSFTKSDGSPYGVPLSLARKDEKTFYFHGALEGDKMDCIAYNPKVALSAVTRCTPTVGPKDGSFTLQYKSAMAVGIAEVVTDKAEKIEALRIICQRFLPQHMDAFAAAIERSLERTAVVKITLTEPPTGKRKQYDKQGEEMKWQRME from the coding sequence ATGAGGAAAGCAAGCAGAGAAATGGATTCGGCCTTCGCAATGGAGGTATTAGACAAAGCTCCATATATCACCGTCAGTTTCACCAAGTCAGACGGTAGCCCCTATGGTGTTCCTTTGTCATTGGCACGTAAAGATGAAAAGACCTTCTATTTTCATGGAGCTTTGGAGGGTGATAAGATGGACTGTATAGCATACAATCCCAAAGTGGCATTATCAGCTGTGACCCGATGCACTCCTACTGTTGGTCCCAAAGATGGCAGCTTTACCCTCCAGTATAAATCAGCAATGGCTGTAGGTATCGCCGAGGTTGTTACTGATAAAGCAGAGAAAATAGAAGCTCTAAGAATTATCTGTCAGCGTTTCCTCCCTCAACACATGGATGCTTTCGCTGCTGCGATAGAGCGCAGTCTGGAGAGAACGGCTGTTGTGAAGATAACCTTGACAGAACCGCCAACAGGTAAGCGTAAGCAGTATGACAAACAAGGTGAAGAAATGAAATGGCAACGAATGGAATAG